The Candidatus Bathyarchaeota archaeon region TTAATAGTTCTTTACCGCCCATTGTTAATTCGTAGCGTTTGAGGCCGTTCTCTTGTGGGAGTTCTTTGATGTATTGGTTGTCTTGTAGCCACGCCAGCATGGGATAGATGGAGCCGGGGCTGGGTTTCCAGTGTCCGCCTGTGTTTTTGCTGATTTCTTCCATGAGTTCTGAGCCTGACATGGGTTTCTCGTTTAGTGTGGATAGGACGTGGTGGCGTAGGAAGCCTTTGGGTACCATGGCGTTGTGGCGGAGCCAGTTGTGTCGATGGTGGAAAATCGGGTGGTTGGGGCAGTCTTTTTGTTTGTGGTTCATTTTAATATCACTTTTGATATCGTTATTGATATCATATTTAATTATCACTGACGATATCACAATCGATATTTAAACA contains the following coding sequences:
- a CDS encoding PadR family transcriptional regulator; this encodes MNHKQKDCPNHPIFHHRHNWLRHNAMVPKGFLRHHVLSTLNEKPMSGSELMEEISKNTGGHWKPSPGSIYPMLAWLQDNQYIKELPQENGLKRYELTMGGKELLKEETQFREKFREEAGFMTFPFFDCAQSNIPKEKVTEIRMTMRRLFHAAINVGKTLRENYYESDLNDALKILNEASEKLEELNTKLQGAKA